The DNA segment TTTTATGAGCAACTTATGTTGCTCTGTTTGTCATGCAATTTTCAATGTACAGCTGATTATTTTGACTTACTAAAAATTATTTTGAGAATTTTCGTTTTTTTCTCTTGACTTTTAATAGTTAGTCTTAAATTAAAAAGTAATGGTGCTATAAATGTTATATAAAAACCAAGTACAAAGTATTTTATATCATTTTCTATAAGCAGATAGATTGCCGCAATGCCTATGATACCTATAAGATAATTTATAATCTTACTATATATTTTTTTAGGAATTTTATAACCTATATATTTATTTTCTACTAAAAAACCAATTAAAAATCCAAGATATAAGTATGTAATCTTAAGACTGTCATGATCATTAAAGAAAACTATTCCGATAATTCCCGGTATAATAAACAAAAATCCATACCAATATTTCTTTCTTTCCATTATATTATCAATTATATTCCCTGAAATTTTTACAATGAAAAATCCGAGTAAAAAACCAATAAGTACATCTATAATACTATGGACTCCAAGATATATTCTTGAAAAACCGATTAAAAGAGTTAAAACAAGCAAAGGAATAAAAAATTTAATTATGTTAAAGTATCTTTTAACCGAAAACAAAAGTGACATAGAAAGTTGGGAATGATTACTCGGAAAAGAATATCCATACCCGAATTTTACATCTTTATTTACTATATCTGAATTTTTAACATAAGGTCTTCCCACTTTAAATATATCTTTTACAATAAAATTAAAAAGCATACCATTTAAAAGAATAAAACCTGTTCTAATGCCCTTATCTTTATTTATACACCAATAAACATAACATAATACGGCAACAAGAGGGATATCCGTTATAAGGTAGGATACTAAAAGAAAAAATTTATCTAAAAAAATATTGCCATTATTTTGCAAAAATAAATTTAGTTCAAGCAACCTGATCACTCCCTTCTTAATATATTAACATATATTGGTATTTTTTTAAAGACTTTTTTAAAAAA comes from the Oscillospiraceae bacterium genome and includes:
- a CDS encoding phosphatase PAP2 family protein, with protein sequence MKKGVIRLLELNLFLQNNGNIFLDKFFLLVSYLITDIPLVAVLCYVYWCINKDKGIRTGFILLNGMLFNFIVKDIFKVGRPYVKNSDIVNKDVKFGYGYSFPSNHSQLSMSLLFSVKRYFNIIKFFIPLLVLTLLIGFSRIYLGVHSIIDVLIGFLLGFFIVKISGNIIDNIMERKKYWYGFLFIIPGIIGIVFFNDHDSLKITYLYLGFLIGFLVENKYIGYKIPKKIYSKIINYLIGIIGIAAIYLLIENDIKYFVLGFYITFIAPLLFNLRLTIKSQEKKTKILKIIFSKSK